A region from the Onthophagus taurus isolate NC chromosome 8, IU_Otau_3.0, whole genome shotgun sequence genome encodes:
- the LOC139431205 gene encoding putative uncharacterized protein DDB_G0282499, with translation MNELIEILRRLDTYNNLTKLNPNNNNNNNKNYQYYRDYNYSKPKNYNNVTHNIYNHPKNGQDNNHYPKHDNFNKNYSNNTNQRNHFQNRDYRSGNNKFGNERFHNPYNHNNNNGPNSYPQRWINNNSNPLKFTPPRREYEKYLNMITTTNEERDWNRKSNTFSPRLTTIAEIHRPSEDISYEETEKKNLDETQEIIIKALNYFNINHNNNKKFYDNPHNFLDFYNEKLPTTYNIIPTIKIKIQNLTIRAILDTAAEISLLNTSVATKITNLNNIIEKIKKIEILSANKKKMGTIDKKIFTTVDINGKGYLMEFYLYEGMSFECLIGIDNIVKHEMILNFENKKLVIDKELINFEKEIIYENFVIENTIEGVEQQKVEEKRIDSEREGLINCINKKIENNYDSDDNIMNDYHRDNLIKNNFDRDNSEEVITEKNKSIKINRLIDLLDLKSEYRERLKEILLQNSITFNDQITFARNYQHKILIDNEEPLKCKNYPIPFHYRDQVNNKIEKMIEQQIIERSTSCYINPIVIVRKSENSLRLCLDARELNKRIKPGFEMPQTIDSLSAVTIQFWETSPSL, from the exons ATGAATGAACTTATTGAAATCTTACGAAGGTTAGACACCTATAATAATTTAACCAAACTAAatcctaataataataataacaacaataaaaactaCCAATATTACAGAGACTACAACTATTCTAAACCTAAAAACTACAATAACGTTACACATAATATTTACAATCATCCTAAAAATGGTCAGGATAATAATCACTATCCCAAACATGataacttcaataaaaattatagcaaCAATACGAACCAACGCAACCATTTCCAAAATCGAGATTACCGGTcaggaaataataaattcggAAATGAAAGATTCCATAATCCatataatcataataataataatggccCAAATTCATATCCTCAGAGAtggataaataataattctaaCCCATTAAAATTTACGCCACCTAGAAGAGAATACGAGAAATACTTAAATATGATCACCACCACTAATGAAGAAAGAGATTGGAATAGAAAATCCAATACATTTTCACCCCGATTGACAACTATAGCTGAAATTCACAGACCCTCCGAGGATATTAGTTATGAGGAGACGGAAAAAAAAAACCTCGATGAAAcacaagaaataataataaaagcacTAAACTACTTCAatattaatcataataataataaaaaattctatgaTAATCCacataattttttagatttttataatGAGAAATTACCAACAACTTATAATATTATACcaactataaaaattaagattcaaaatttaacCATTAGAGCTATATTAGATACTGCAGCAGAAATttcacttttaaatacatcGGTAGCAACTAAGataactaatttaaataacattatagagaaaattaagaaaatagaaattttatcagcaaataaaaagaaaatgggtACAATTgacaagaaaatatttacaacGGTTGATATAAATGGGAAAGGTTATTTAatggaattttatttatatgaagGAATGTCTTTTGAATGTCTAATTGGCATAGATAACATTGTTAAGCATGAAATGATCCTGAATTTtgagaataaaaaattagtaattgataaagaattaataaattttgaaaaggaaATCATCtatgaaaattttgtaatagaaAATACTATTGAAGGGGTAGAACAACAGAAAGTAGAAGAAAAGAGAATAGATAGTGAAAGAGaaggattaattaattgtataaataaaaaaattgaaaataattatgatTCTGATGATAATATCATGAATGATTATCACAgagataatttaataaaaaataattttgacagGGATAACTCAGAAGAAGTTATTaccgaaaaaaataaaagtattaaaataaatagacTGATAGATTTGTTAGATTTGAAAAGTGAGTATCGAGaaagattaaaagaaattctATTACAAAACTCTATTACATTCAACGATCAGATCACATTCGCTAGAAATTaccaacataaaattttaattgataatgaAGAACCATTAAAATGTAAGAATTACCCTATACCTTTCCATTATAGAGatcaagttaataataaaattgaaaaaatgataGAACAACAGATCATTGAGAGATCAACCTCGTGTTATATAAACCCAATAGTCATTGTAAGAAAGTCTGAAAATAGTTTACGATTATGTTTGGATGCtagagaattaaataaaaggatTAAACCTGGGTTTGAGATGCCACAAACTATTGAT AGTTTGTCAGCTGTTACCATCCAATTCTGGGAAACATCCCCGTCTCTTTAA
- the LOC139431206 gene encoding protein winged eye-like has translation MEFIDHVLAAKQRLLENSTFSDTPVRLIEESNEHKKEKNQKIVEKCKIRSKLKTKPMIKCYRNDDDDDEIEDKFKEDKFNENKLNENKFNEDKVKDKLKQENILEVYPRNEEELTVGTRVVAYSSQKYRCLYPGSVAERDSSTSTFLSVYFDDGDNGKIALKDIRLLPSDYPFMKYDPNSLSSLSKRKRRTLTTEDSSGKNSTPPTPNQKFRIISKSRRDKKEMENQEIEKKERKHRCTEENCQHKNRKLKKHKKHLHRDEKSDEKNIEVLKISNEEIDFDSKKSFEKIDSKEINEEKDINDENDFNVELADDVVANPEDEITMENIEDTLDESSSTKAFTLFFSTASSDRAYIGEILGNANCHVRWHYYPEEATEYDIKFQIPVRINLF, from the exons ATGGAGTTTATCGACCACGTTTTAGCGGCTAAACAAAGGCTACTTGAAAACAGTACCTTTTCGGATACCCCGGTGAGATTAATCGAGGAATCCAATGAACACAAGAAGgagaagaatcaaaaaatagtggagaaatgtaaaataaggtcGAAATTGAAAACTAAACCTATGATTAAGTGTTATCGAAATGATGACGACGATGATGAAATTGAGGATAAGTTTAAGgaagataaatttaatgaaaataaacttaatgaaaataagtttaatgaagATAAGGTTAAAGACAAAttgaaacaagaaaat attttggaaGTTTATCCAAGAAACGAAGAAGAATTAACGGTCGGAACAAGAGTTGTTGCTTATAGCAGTCAAAAATATCGTTGCCTTTATCCCGGAAGTGTGGCAGAACGAGATTCATCTACCTCAACATTTCTTTCTGTCTATTTCGACGACGGCGATAACGGAAAAATTGCATTGAAAGACATCCGATTACTCCCTTCGGATTATCCCTTCATGAAATATGATCCAAATTCTTTATCGAGCTTAAGCAAGCGTAAAAGAAGAACGTTAACAACAGAAGATTCGAGCGGAAAAAATTCAACTCCACCAACACCCAATCAAAAATTCAGGATCATTTCGAAATCCAGGAGA GATAAAAAGGAAATGGAAAACCAAGAGATTGAAAAGAAGGAGCGAAAACATCGGTGTACCGAGGAAAATTGTCAACACAAAAATAGGAAGCTTAAGAAACACAAGAAACATCTTCATAGAGACGAGAAAAgcgatgaaaaaaatattgaagtaCTCAAAATTTCTAATGAAGAAATCGATTTCGATTCGAAGAAaagtttcgaaaaaattgattcgaaagaaattaatgaagaaaaagatattaatgatgaaaatgattttaatgtagAATTAGCAGATGATGTGGTTGCAAATCCCGAAGATGAAATTACCATGGAGAATATCGAGGATACTTTGGATGAAAGCAGCAG tacgaaggctttcacg CTTTTCTTTTCGACTGCAAGTTCAGATCGAGCCTATATTGGAGAGATTTTAGGCAATGCGAATTGCCATGTTCGATGGCATTATTACCCAGAAGAAGCAACCGAATACGATATTAAGTTCCAAATTCCcgtaagaattaatttattttaa